From a region of the Candidatus Omnitrophota bacterium genome:
- a CDS encoding NAD+ synthase: MKGFDINSKVVRKKLINFVRSICAAKGFSKVILGLSGGLDSSVVAYLSVQALGKDNVLGVSMPYGTLFNQSTQDAKRLAAGLGIKVVTIDIKPMLDAYFRTDRAADNIRRGNKMARERMSILFDLSRVYDSLVVGTSNRTEILVGYGTIYGDCAYAFNPIACLYKSQLKYFASYLGIPSFILKKAPSADLWPGQTDEGEMGYAYKDIDRLLFCMIDKKMDKNQLILEGFDTKFINYIKNRVRNNKFKSQLPVMAKL, encoded by the coding sequence ATGAAGGGTTTTGATATAAACTCAAAGGTTGTGCGTAAAAAACTTATAAATTTTGTCCGTTCCATATGTGCCGCGAAAGGTTTTAGCAAGGTAATATTAGGGCTGTCCGGCGGGCTTGATTCTTCCGTAGTAGCTTATTTGTCGGTTCAAGCTTTAGGAAAAGACAATGTGCTTGGAGTCAGCATGCCTTATGGCACACTTTTTAACCAATCAACACAGGATGCGAAAAGGCTTGCCGCGGGCCTGGGCATAAAAGTTGTGACCATAGATATAAAACCCATGCTGGATGCCTATTTCAGAACAGACAGGGCCGCGGATAATATAAGGCGCGGAAATAAAATGGCCAGAGAAAGGATGTCTATACTTTTTGACCTTTCCCGGGTATACGATAGCCTTGTTGTCGGCACATCCAACAGGACGGAGATCCTGGTAGGGTATGGCACCATATATGGCGATTGCGCCTATGCCTTTAATCCCATAGCATGTCTTTACAAAAGCCAGCTCAAGTATTTTGCCTCGTATCTGGGCATCCCGTCTTTTATACTAAAGAAAGCGCCAAGCGCTGACTTGTGGCCGGGCCAGACTGATGAAGGCGAAATGGGTTATGCCTATAAAGATATTGACAGGCTTTTGTTTTGTATGATTGATAAAAAGATGGACAAAAATCAGCTTATTCTTGAGGGTTTTGATACGAAGTTTATAAATTATATAAAAAATCGCGTAAGAAATAATAAATTTAAATCACAACTGCCTGTAATGGCAAAACTCTGA